In one Halosimplex halophilum genomic region, the following are encoded:
- a CDS encoding YkgJ family cysteine cluster protein, whose amino-acid sequence MESLEAERERAQALDVAELADAIEAIGFECTRCGACCKAVEGCEGDAEAGAESEPEAGGKTGGSDGHDHTATVFPDEVRQLQETGDYDWRDVARPMPYGLVEGEDGPQGETFEWALQTDDCGDCRFYAEDDDGVGACTVHDDRPLVCRTYPFSVALGGTSQPMGEAVDEEGMVRAHECEGLGRDISREEAEELARALKERAVRELAEAIAVRDGYRPVERDAGEVVVFDSEGPKRPDGSPVE is encoded by the coding sequence ATGGAGAGTCTCGAAGCCGAACGCGAGCGCGCCCAGGCGCTGGACGTGGCCGAGCTGGCCGACGCCATCGAGGCCATCGGCTTCGAGTGCACCCGCTGTGGCGCCTGCTGCAAGGCCGTCGAGGGCTGCGAGGGCGACGCCGAAGCGGGCGCGGAGAGCGAGCCCGAAGCAGGCGGGAAGACCGGGGGGAGCGACGGTCACGACCACACCGCGACCGTGTTCCCCGACGAGGTCCGCCAGTTGCAGGAGACGGGCGACTACGACTGGCGGGACGTGGCGCGGCCGATGCCCTACGGGCTCGTCGAGGGCGAGGACGGCCCGCAGGGCGAGACCTTCGAGTGGGCGCTGCAGACCGACGACTGCGGCGACTGCCGGTTCTACGCCGAGGACGACGACGGCGTCGGCGCCTGCACGGTCCACGACGACCGCCCGCTGGTCTGCCGGACCTACCCGTTCAGCGTGGCCCTGGGCGGGACGAGCCAGCCGATGGGCGAGGCGGTCGACGAGGAGGGGATGGTCCGCGCCCACGAGTGCGAGGGGCTGGGCCGGGACATCTCCCGCGAGGAGGCCGAGGAGCTGGCCCGGGCGCTCAAGGAGCGAGCGGTACGCGAACTGGCGGAGGCCATCGCCGTCCGGGACGGCTACCGGCCGGTCGAGCGCGACGCCGGCGAGGTGGTGGTCTTCGACTCCGAGGGGCCCAAGCGACCGGACGGGTCGCCCGTCGAGTGA
- a CDS encoding MBL fold metallo-hydrolase: MERTRVDAARVDVAVETRAPTGETAAYVLGSDPALLVDPAARTDRLDAVAAERRVGHVAVTHHHPDHVGAVADYAAEHDATVWARTGRTDAFEAVAGVAPDRTFAEGTRIGTGEGAVRVVDTPGHAPEHVAFAASGVGRADDSVLVAGDLAVAEGSVVVGAPEGDLRAYLTSLRRVHAMAPDRLLPAHGPSVEGPAVRATATRLVAHRLDRERRVREAVAAGAETVPAVTDAAYERDLSGVRDLAEATVRAHLEKLAVEGRVRWDGERARPA; the protein is encoded by the coding sequence ATGGAACGCACGCGCGTCGACGCGGCGCGAGTCGACGTGGCGGTCGAGACCCGCGCGCCGACGGGCGAGACGGCCGCGTACGTGCTGGGCTCTGATCCGGCGCTGCTGGTCGACCCCGCCGCACGGACCGACCGCCTCGACGCGGTGGCGGCCGAGCGCCGCGTCGGCCACGTCGCGGTCACGCACCACCACCCCGACCACGTCGGCGCCGTGGCCGACTACGCGGCCGAACACGACGCGACGGTCTGGGCGCGGACGGGCCGGACGGACGCCTTCGAGGCGGTGGCCGGCGTCGCGCCCGACCGGACCTTCGCGGAGGGGACCCGCATCGGGACCGGCGAGGGGGCGGTCCGGGTGGTCGACACGCCGGGCCACGCGCCCGAGCACGTCGCGTTCGCCGCGAGCGGAGTCGGCAGGGCCGACGACAGCGTCCTCGTCGCCGGCGACCTCGCCGTCGCGGAGGGGAGCGTCGTCGTCGGCGCCCCCGAGGGCGACCTGCGCGCGTACCTCACCTCGCTCCGCCGGGTCCACGCGATGGCGCCCGACCGGCTCCTCCCGGCCCACGGCCCGAGCGTGGAGGGCCCGGCGGTCCGCGCGACGGCGACGCGGCTGGTCGCCCACCGGCTCGACCGCGAGCGCCGGGTCCGCGAGGCTGTCGCGGCGGGCGCCGAGACCGTCCCCGCAGTCACCGACGCCGCCTACGAGAGGGACCTGTCGGGCGTGCGCGACCTCGCGGAGGCGACCGTCCGCGCACACCTCGAAAAGCTCGCCGTCGAGGGGCGAGTCCGGTGGGACGGCGAGCGGGCGCGACCGGCGTAG
- a CDS encoding DUF7123 family protein, with the protein MSATTASATGDQLTPKQRRILEYLRDNAGQQTYFKSRLIGDELDLSAKEVGSNMTAIQNSDLDLDVEKWGYSSSTTWKVTA; encoded by the coding sequence ATGAGCGCGACCACCGCGAGCGCGACGGGCGACCAACTCACCCCCAAGCAGCGCCGGATCCTCGAGTACCTCCGCGACAACGCCGGTCAGCAGACCTACTTCAAGTCGCGGCTCATCGGCGACGAACTCGATCTGTCGGCCAAGGAGGTCGGCTCGAACATGACCGCCATCCAGAACAGCGACCTCGATCTGGACGTGGAGAAGTGGGGCTACTCCTCGTCGACCACCTGGAAGGTCACGGCGTAA
- a CDS encoding TRAM domain-containing protein, whose amino-acid sequence MEISDKLLCLFSADVSDDGDRYVVEVPKREIETGAVEPGETYRVALISSEVQQSEQRDDDNVPSEPQPPVEAGEIRYVEIEDIGKQGDGIARVERGYVIIVPGADVGERVKIEVTEVKSNFAVGEIIDEDL is encoded by the coding sequence GTGGAAATCTCGGATAAACTGCTGTGTCTGTTCAGTGCGGACGTGTCGGACGACGGCGACCGATACGTCGTGGAGGTGCCCAAGCGGGAGATCGAGACGGGGGCGGTCGAACCGGGGGAGACGTACCGCGTCGCGCTCATCTCCTCGGAGGTGCAACAGTCCGAACAGCGGGACGACGACAACGTCCCCTCCGAACCGCAGCCGCCGGTCGAGGCCGGCGAGATCCGCTACGTCGAGATCGAGGACATCGGCAAACAGGGCGACGGCATCGCGCGCGTCGAGCGCGGGTACGTCATCATCGTCCCCGGCGCCGACGTGGGCGAGCGCGTCAAGATCGAGGTCACCGAGGTCAAGTCCAACTTCGCGGTCGGCGAGATCATCGACGAGGACCTGTAG